Sequence from the Temnothorax longispinosus isolate EJ_2023e chromosome 6, Tlon_JGU_v1, whole genome shotgun sequence genome:
TAAAACACGCATTTTGAAGGCTTCTTCGATGCACCCTTCCTGAGAGCTACATCCATGTTAGAAAAGGCTGCTGCAGGCTTCTcatactttatatatgtacaagagAGGGGAGtcgagatttatttaaatataacaaatatttcgtaaaaaacaCAAGGAGTGATGACATATTTCTCgcatattactttttttctttcaaaaatggCTATTATATTAGCGTCAAGATTTTCACGAAAGCTTATACAATTTGTTGCAGGTATCTTTGTATGCCCGAAAATCAAGACCCGCAGTTTCTTTTGGAGTACAGAGGTCCTGTCTCCATGAAGGGAAAATCCGAGCCTATGAACGTGTGGTTCCTGTCCAGAGAAAGGGAGCTGACATCGTAAATTATCATTGGCaatgaattttatagtttcgcagcaataatttcaagaaatcaGTTTGAGGATTAAGCTAAATGTACCACGAAGTAATAAAATTCgtatatttattcaagaaaAGGTAGCTAATAATGAACGTTTTAGCAATGAATGTATTTTGTTCAAGACACTTTTATGACCGTTTAccatatgtttaattatatgtaaaaaagtttataaagagTTTAGTGTATCGGAACATCGATGTTCCCCACGATCGTTTTCAAGCGAAGTGTAAAATCGAGCGTCGACACTTCGTCTTCGAGCTCGACCGGCTGTTCCGCAATCATGAGTGTATAAGGCAATCAAATataatcgttatttatttgGCGACATTACGGCGGTAAAATTTCCTTTCCCGTTTCGCGCGACCCACGTCACCCGACGGGTCATCGATAACCGCTTCCAGCGTGGAGGTCACAGACGCGAAATGTCCTGCCCTCTTagttaggaaaaaaaatgaacaagAATAACCAGATGGATAGCCCACGCTATACTCGCAGGTAAAAGGTGTAACGGAACTTGTTCTAGTCCCCTTTAAGCCACGTCGCAAGGTCGATCTAATggattatacaatacattctATTTGGTCTTAGAGGCGTTAGCGATGcgtatttctttattatgcaacatcttatataaaattttaaaagtgtaGTATTAATAAGATATCTTTGTAAATGATTCCATTTATATTCCTATAAAATTACTTAGTTTCTAGTAAATTATGATCATAACTATTGCGTTCTTGAAATTGTTGCTTTTATTAGCATTTGATCACAagcgtgataaaaaaaattgaatttttaaagctAATACATACAGCTGTATCTTAATATTAactaataaatgaataattataacttaGACATcggatattttatatgcagatTGAGGTGGAAAGGAGCAATTAATAACTAAGATTACGTTAATTATAATGTCCAACATATTTATACCTAACATATGTTGCAGTATAAAGATGgttggatattataaataacataatcttagttattaattgcttCTTTCCACTaatctgcatataaaaaatccGATGTCTAATCATTGCACAATGTGATCAGTTTTAGTGCGTGACGAGCATGATCTAATGAGTAGGCAGAATGCACCGTTATTATCACCAAATGATATGACGTTCTGAGATGTCCTTAATTTGCGTGCGATTTTCTTAACTTTCTTTAGCTACCTCCGTGTcatggaaataattttctctaacTTCTCTCAAAGCATCTATTAAAACTTACCTGcgttatatagatatatgtataaatctatacagatgtaaaaaattttacatatcgcACCCCGAGAACAATACTGTCGCAActcaaaaattttcaattttcaggagagagagaaacaattcaattttttgaagaCTGCTGTGATTTACTTGTTAATTCACTTATGACACTATTCATCCAGCGATCGTAACTTAATTGGTTAAAAAGAATAACGACACTTCTACTCCCGAATTTTGCACATATATAGAATTTTGCACTATTATAGCATATGGGGAACACCTTAGACATACTTTGTATGGGTTTaattcaaaatcaaaattttgtttttgagTTGTGATAGTAGTTCCTCTCGGGGTGCGATATGTACAACGGAAATTCctagaagataaaatattagacCAACAAGACGCATTTATGCTAAATGATAAAGAAATGAGAGGACTATTGGCTACAGTTCAAGTAGTCGGCAACATTAAATGTTATCGTAAAATCAACCAagctttcaatatttttttaattcacaaCCATCGCCGATTTACCATCGGTGTCTACGCACAATGAATATTGcaacattgttaaattatcGATTATCCGTGAAGAGATGTTTGGTAGATATTTAAGCGTGGACGGCGGGCCGCACTTTCCATTCACACGGCCATTCACTACAGGGTACAGGCGTGCGCGGGTTACGGCGAAAACGGTCCGGCGAAGACGccgggagaggagaggaggcGCATTTCTGCAACATCGGCGGGTGACGGCGGTGAAATTTCGGCAGGTGCACACCGACGATcgtgcgcgcacgcacacCTACGCGCCGCGAAACGGCTTGTTTCCACGTGAAAGGCGGTGAACGGTAAAGAGTCAGGTATTTAAAATAAGGAACCGGATGATCGATCCGGCGGGTGGCTCGGTAGAGGACGCCACGACCACCACTTAGACCAGGCACTCCAGGCAGGTACCTGTCTGGCGACTACGGGCCGACTCGACGAGAACCCGTTCTCGAGGTTCTCGTCCTTCCACGGTTCTCgcctttctctccccctccccttccTTACCGGCTCCGCACACCTTCGTAGACGGTTTTCCCACTCCCCGGCTTTCGCTGTGCCCATGATCCCGGGGCCCGACTTCAGTCCCCACCCGGACCGCGAAACTGCATGAGTGAGTGTCAGCGGCACTCAGTACAGTTACTGACGTTCCGTGCTGTGAACGATCGCCCGTCGTTGATCGTTGTCGCTCGTCATCGGCTTTAACGTTTGGAGTCGAGTGCAATCGAGTTTTACTATGCGCCGCTCTTGATACACATATGCGGTCTGTAAGTGGTGCTAATATCTTCTTCTTCACGGTCCCGGTCGCGATCCGGTCTCCCTCTCCTCTTCATCTCACGGacgattttctctttctctttttgcgTGTGCCAGTCCCGTACGTTCCatcggtctctctctctctttcacgcgCGCGGCAGGTAGTCCGGCGATCTCGCATGGCCACAGGTGTGCGCAAGGTGCTAACGTTTTCTCGACGAACGGAGCCGCGGGGCCTCATGTTGCTCGGCCGATCGACCTGATTcgagcggcgcgcggcgcaatTCGTCAGGCTCTCCCGTCTCGATCGTCCTTGCGCGCGATGGACCGAGAACGCGATCGACGAGTCACAGTCGATTGATGGAATTTGGCCAATTTTGCGGAGTGATCGGTGCTTGCCTGTGCACGGAGTTACGCGCAGTCATAGTTGTGAATCTCagcaattaattaacgaataaaatatatatttttttgcgtaGTAATTGCAGTGCAACGTGATCTACTgcgatcgaataaaaaatcattttaattttgccgAAAGCCTGAAAATCGTGGAAACCTCACCGACACGTAGTAGCACCAATTAAAATTtgctaaattaattctatatgaTTTAATTACGCCATGTGAAGTCTGCGATTCGAAGAGAGTCGGTTAaaggtatatattaatttttctagttAACTGTTTAAATTGGCAATAtcgaagaaataatattagttCAATGCTTCAATGTATACCCTATGAGCACGAGTGAGCGAACGTGCTCGCGAACATGTCGATGAAAAGCGCGGTCCGTTCCAACGGCACTCGACTTTGATCGAGTGTTATATTGTACCGAATTGCCAGTTGTTTCAGGACGAACGGTCTACGTTGCGTTTGATGGTGAATTAATATCACTGTAACTCACGATAGATGCACCGTTTAAAACGCACGCGGCCATTTCGGGAAGCAGGTCCCATCCGCGCGATTAAAGTTCTTTAACGACTATTGGATCAATAACGTGTAAATTTATCGTACCCTCGAGAGAACAGTATAAGCGTTATCATTAATACGATTCGACCTCGTAATGAGGAGGAGGCCgcgaaaggaaagagaaagagaaacccGTGAAGAGAGGGGCTTCAACTTAATCCTTGACTTTCCAAATTCCACCGTCAAGGTGAAGCCTATCGAGTGAGCCACCGATGACTTTGTATGCACGTATGGATGAGACCGTCACGATGACCGTGCCGCCGCCACTACCTGCGAAGACACAGGTTCGGGATGCGAGCCAGGCCGCACGGCAGACTGTGTCAATCCGGACCGTTTCCCCTTCCGTCACGCCGCCTTTCGCCACCGGGCCCGGAGCAACGGTATTTGTCGGAGTTAGCGCTCCTACCGCCGATTCCGTGACAACCTGCGGGAGAAGAATCCCGGAAGTGCAATCGGCGAACGGCGGCTGCGAGGAGCGGAGCAACGTCGTCGAGTCGCGGCAGCAACAACGGTGGCAGCAATCGCAGCATCCCGCGCATCATCAGCAGCAGGCCGCGCACATAGTCAAGATCAAGATCAATCCGGATGGCGACAAGAACAGTAGGGTGATATCGACGGTACGGTTGACCCTGGACGAGAACGACCGGAATCGCGAGATCGAAAACAGTACCGCGCGCGAACGTTCGGACGGTGCGGTGGTGGTGAGTGCGACAAACTTGGTGAACGAGCGACGCTGCGCGAGTGCCGGTGTCGGTGAGGGCTGTGTGAGGATCAGTGTCTTCAGCGGCGATCCGCCGACCGATTCCGACAATCAGGAgcgcaacaacaacaacaacaacaacagcaacgACAGCAACGTCAGCGACAAGCGTGGCCAGGAGGACAACGACAGGAGCGACAACAGAGACATGGTGCATCGCGGTACCGCGGAAACCCTGAACTCCTCCACCCTCGGTGGCGGCCGTTCGAGCGCCTGTTTCTACTACAACTCTTATCATCAGAGCCCGTTGAGCAGCATGGTGATGTCAAGCGGACAATGCTCGCCCAGCGACACTTTGGACAGCGGCACTTGCAGCGATCTCGACGGAACGCCGCCGCCACTGCCAAAGAAGAAGAACTCCAGCACGGTGATACTGTCCAACAGCACGCACAACCGGACTGGTAGCCTGACCAGCAGCGGCGCCGAAGTCGACAGCGACGACAATGAGAGCAACATCAGCTGCGACTCGTTGAACGGTGCCGAGGTGAACGGCGACGCGAGCGAATATCGAATGCACGAAACGTCGAAGGACGTTGAGGAAACGGTAGGCGTAGTTGAGAAATTAGGTCGAATCACGCTAACGGCGAACGGCGTTAATGAAGCGATCGAGGAACCGAGCGGCGTTCATCATCAGGTCTCGATAACGGAACTCGGTTGCGCGCCACGCTCGCCGGTGTCGTCGGCCAGCGTCTCGCCGTCGCCATCCGGAACGTCGTCCCTGTCGAAAGCCTCGTCGACGCCGCGGGTGAGGAGTCCCGATCCCGCGATCGAGCAGAACGGCCAGTCGCCGGTAATTAAAGCGTGCACATACGAGGAGAGGAAGCAACGGGAACAGGAGAGGATAGAGCAGGAGGTCGTCAATGCCGCTCGGAATCGGTCGACCGGTCACAAATATCTGTACGAGGACGACAGGTACTACAATTTCCACGTGAACGAGCTGcgcgataataataagaaCTCGAACGGCGAACACGGGGTGGCCGAGAACGACGAGTGTTTCGCCGGTTACAAAATCCACGAGAAGGAAGCCATACGAAGTGCCAAAGGGACCGTGCGCGGTGTGAAGAACAGAGTACGAGCGGGCATCGCAACATTCCTGCAGTCGCCTACCTCCAAGGTTTGAATCAGGACAGAATAATTTAGCTTCCGATACTCTCGAGATTTAATTTCACAGAGCGCGAATTAGTTAGCggcttaattttatattcgtaaGTTCTCACATATGCACGGAacatggtaaaaaaaaacggaacgTGACCTATTTTAGGAATATCCCAGAATATCCATTCAACAAAAagctaaattaataatttaacttcaAAGAGTGGAAATTAGTTTACTGCGTATTTGCGAGTTTTCACGCATATACAGAGCGGCAAAAGGAGAAAACACGATTTATTTCCGGGTATACTCCAGTAAAGagctaaattatttaaatctaaagAGTATAATCAATTTACAGAGTAATATCCGTTTTCAAacgtatacatgtataaatgtatagaGATTAAAGGAACAGTGCGTAAATTTCCAATGAAGGCTGTCGATGggaattaatttagaaaatgttatACTGTATTAATAATGTGCGTGTCAGTGAATATACATGCACGTTAGACCTATCCGTATAAGAAGGTAACTagcaaataataatgttttatttatgggCTGTGTAACATTCCTCTCCGCGCGTTTGCGGCTCCGCGCACTTAAAATATCGACCAATCGACACGGCAGTAGAGCTGAGCCCCGTAAACGATGAGTCGACTTGTTATGCAAATCAGGCGCTGGCAAGTACCTGAGGTGCGTATTGACGAGTCGGAATCGGTATCGAGCTGCGAGACGGGCGCAAGCCCCGCATCGGTCGGGTTGAGCGCTTAAATCCGTGTGCATCAAGCTGGATGCACTTGATTCGCATGGTCTACAGGTCGGCGCGAAGCGTTAGATTTACAGTTAGATAGCCGTAACGTCCTCCATCGTTCGCCACTTTGAATCAGATGGCATGAATTGGTAACTATATCGCGCGTTCGAATTCGCACATTCCACGCATCGCGCGTCTTGTGTAGGACGTAGTAAACCGTCTTCGTAAAGAAGCAAGTAATTCTTGATAATGATCGATTACGAGACGTATGATTGATATATTGACGTATAattattgacattttaaaaaaattgttgttcTATAACTGTACAGATAAATGTCTTATTCCACCTGTAAATGAGGTGGAATCGGCAACATTTGCATAATGAATGTTTGTAAAGCTGTTGTTGAAGCGAGACTTGTTGTTGAagcgagaaaagaaaagaaaaattaagtgaTTTATTTCCGTCTTTTTCGCATGGCAGTGCGTTGAGATTTTATGACCAATCTGAAGTCACCCTATAGGAACTCTCCTCCTAGCTTTCATACCTctgtcataaaataaataaaggcgACGTCAATAGACAGGTTCCTCGACGGGGCTCGCAGGCAGCACAGAAGATCGTGCAGTGAATGATAATCTCCCCGCAATGTCCtttgacaaatatttactatCGTCTTGTTTCTGAACACGTTTATTCGTCGGCGATAATCGGCTTATACCGATACCTGTGGCGTGTATGAGCTTATTTGCTGTCTACCGGTTATTCGATGCATTTCACATTAAATTCCTCTCAGTTCCTATAACGAGAGATCCCTATTAAGATCTCGCGAAATGGATTTATGGCAAGcggcataatatatatatatatatatacattagtGCATCTTTATCGCGAAGTTTCCGGTGTTGCTATGCGAGCGTCGTGCGTACGCGATGCTCATACCATCGATGCGGAACGGATCGACGTAACGGTAGATTCGATAAAACGATATTACGGCAACGTACCGAGAAACGCGACGTACGCAACGTACTGAGAAACCTCGGCCGCGAAACACAAGCCCGTGTAACGTCCCCCATGTACGTCTTGCCTCTTCCTAGTCTTGCTTGTATTCCTCTTTGTTATCACGCACCCGCGCTATGCCATCCAGCTCCGCTCTCGCTCGTGTGTGCGCGGCCGCGCGGCCTATTTCGCGAAATTACAGAGACCGAGGGTACCTCGGCTTGCACGCAAATGCGCTGGCAACGGCTGAGAAGTAATACCGCACTTCCTCGCGGCTGAATCTCCGCCTTTGAGACTTCCACGCCTCGATTGCACTTTTCACGTGCAGTCCACCGCGAACGTGCGATTATCTCTCCGTTCTCCATGAAAATCGACCCTCGCGACGCAAATGATGACATTTTAATGAGCTGCGTTCTATATCGCACGTCGTGATAACTACTAGCCAGCTAACTCCGGGCACTCTGCCAGAAAAATCCGTCTAGCaatgttaaatcaattttctggGAATATCTTATGTCAAACGCTATCTTTTAATGtatccaataaaaaaatattttcacttatttctatacagaaaaaacagaagtgttaaatcaattatttacttatatttttgtatataagcaagaatctataatcttaaaataagatataaatttcgaAGATATTAAACGCGAAGAAAACTTGTTTGAaggtatttatatagtttaatgaaaaaaaaaagttgaaataaaaagttgaaattcttataagaagattataaattcttgcttatacaagaatataagtcttgatttaacgcttcttttttttctgtgtaatttattgaaaatgtataaattgttcatataaatcgatatttaaaaccaacaatgaatgaatgaaaaattgaattttgtgaataaGGAAAATATAGCCAGTTGCGGGGTGGTGGTTGGTGCGCTTTATGTAGCGTAGCGCATTCTCTGAAATTAGTGACCGAAAGTAACACTTGCACTTTCGGAATGTTCGCTTCAAGCTCGGATAACGATTTGATTGATCACTATGGAAAGCCGCTGTATGccaatagattttttttatgtgatcGATATATCAACCGCGGCGGCAGTCAGGTAACCGCAATTTACGACATCGAAATGTTATGCGTGATTTCGCAGACCGCGCCACTGACCAGTGTAAGAAACTTGatttcacataaaaaaaaaagaaattaagtaGGTGTACCAAGACTTCGGCCTGAAATCATAAACATCGCTCCGGGTAAACCACCGTGCAGAGCGTGCCCTACATTCGTCGTTGCTCGCTTCCTCATTGCACACGAAGGCACGCAGATTCTTCACGATACTCGATACATCTTGCCTGTATAGTATCACATAAAGACAtcctaacatttttttattttctgctaCTATTGATTTTGATAGAGACATCTTAATTGATATAACAGAAAcaatttgatatatgtacacacttctttttttctgtatgtGTGTAGAGCTTTAAACATAATTGACGTTTTTAATACAGTTTTATTAGAAGAtcactaattaattattaattcgattgtttttataaatatctttgataaatgtgttatattatatatttcgttatattagattattattcgaatactatattattcaaagttaatgtatttttacgtaatttgaTTATTCTCTTTcatacaagaaatatttttccaaaaatatatattttatatacacatgaTATCAACAatcatttttacgaaaatgCAACATCATTTATGGCAAGCATGTTTATAGCAGATATTCGCTCTGCGACAATTTTCTTCTATTGCTTAACGCTTTCTCTGCATAATAGAATTCTTGCGGTTGGGACAAACAGTCGGAATTGCAAATGTCGGAATATCATGCGAAATTACTTCCGAGTCTGAGAACGACTTCGTCGTTGTTTACATCATAGGGTGGCGATCTTGAAATCTTGCGAATTTCGATTACGCTTTCACGATAAATGCTGTGACTCTTgattattattaggctattTAGCTAGTTTCAAAAGGAAACAATGTGCAATAAGAAATGACAGCTCTACTTCCGTATAATTAACAGTTCAAAGCAGTTTCTAGTACAGTAAAATGTCTGACATAACCCGGCCGTATCTGAAACTGATGCTACAGCCATTTCTTATAGAACGAAATATACGTAATACTTGTCTCGTCATGTTGGCTGAAATTCGTGAAACGATTTTAATCAGAATTCCTCAATAAATCGAAGAAATGCGCTtcatttaaatcattttaagtaaacaaatgaaaataattgcatatatattttcgttaaaaaatccATATATCTgcacttataatttattttacttttgatcCCAAAACAACTTTAAATATCTTGCTCTCATATCAAGCGATATAGGTTTTATTGCCgcggtatattatatatttattatctataattaatacctagtatgaagaaaataatcttttgcCAAGTCGATATCATAATTGCATATAGAAATGTACACACCTTGCGCATTAATTGCATGTCATTTCAACgaatgattatatattatggaacagtatataattaaaacgttatACATTTAACGGCCAGATAATCTGTTTAGTGAGTGGAGATATATACGCTTCGCTTAAAACTCCGTATTATGGAGAGTAGCTGGTTTTACTGCCGgcgtatttaattaaagaatcttCATAAAACCTTAACTGATAGCGCAgcgaaataattaagttaaatctGGGAGTATTATTTTCGCGCGGAATTCAATGGAACTTATGATGGCAATTAAATTGGCAATTTAGGCATTAGACCGGGTACAAAAGAAGGAAGTTTatgaattttgataaaacgtAATTGTGTATATTGAAATCGGCTAACGTATCTCATATTTATTAGCTAACTTTAACAAGAAACAAAACTTTCTTCttctagaaaaaaaactaGTCATTATCTTTCTCTTACTCGCCTACATATTTTATCAGTGCGTAACTAGTTACATAATTACCAGTTTTGTTACACGTAATAACGTATAAAAGCATATTGGACGCATTCAACCGATAATATAGCTTGCCGgaatttctcggaaaatacAATATACTTTCTCATGAAAGTGGAACacagtaataaattaacagtAATTCGTAAAATGAAAGAATGCATTGCGAATTGTtctcgaaattattattttgtttttataacataGTTAACAAACGTTTCCGTCAAACTCCGATATTACACATCGCCACGTTTGAAATCTCGACGTATCTTGCTCTCCGATCAAACCTATATAGCTTCATTGCTTCGTGCTTTATGCGCGCGGTATCGACGCACGTGTCTACGCATGCTGTTCGCAAGTTAAGCATTACTCTCGTTTAGcattactataaattttcatgaagCTGATTCACACGTGTATGCACGCAACCCAGTTCGGTATCTTA
This genomic interval carries:
- the LOC139815481 gene encoding uncharacterized protein, yielding MTLYARMDETVTMTVPPPLPAKTQVRDASQAARQTVSIRTVSPSVTPPFATGPGATVFVGVSAPTADSVTTCGRRIPEVQSANGGCEERSNVVESRQQQRWQQSQHPAHHQQQAAHIVKIKINPDGDKNSRVISTVRLTLDENDRNREIENSTARERSDGAVVVSATNLVNERRCASAGVGEGCVRISVFSGDPPTDSDNQERNNNNNNNSNDSNVSDKRGQEDNDRSDNRDMVHRGTAETLNSSTLGGGRSSACFYYNSYHQSPLSSMVMSSGQCSPSDTLDSGTCSDLDGTPPPLPKKKNSSTVILSNSTHNRTGSLTSSGAEVDSDDNESNISCDSLNGAEVNGDASEYRMHETSKDVEETVGVVEKLGRITLTANGVNEAIEEPSGVHHQVSITELGCAPRSPVSSASVSPSPSGTSSLSKASSTPRVRSPDPAIEQNGQSPVIKACTYEERKQREQERIEQEVVNAARNRSTGHKYLYEDDRYYNFHVNELRDNNKNSNGEHGVAENDECFAGYKIHEKEAIRSAKGTVRGVKNRVRAGIATFLQSPTSKAYVEREKGKVVLYTTSLGIVRETFTNCMKMKQMLWTNMVKYDEADLFRDTELQSELKERTDSEFVTLPQLFVDGQYIGGVDTVERLNESGELRRILEPYQCKDACAVCTYCGGFQRLLCPICHGSKRSVHRNEFTVEFVALKCAKCDIFGMIRCPHC